The stretch of DNA CGAGGGGGCTAACGATACGACCATTGACCTGACCGCCGCCTTCGACGACGTTGAGGATGGGGCTGATGGCTTAAGCTACAGCGTAGCGGGGAACACAAACGCCGCCCTATTCGATGCAGTGACAATCGACGGAGACGGGAATCTGACGCTGGACTATTCGGATAAGGTGTCTGGTTCGGCGGAGATCACGATTCGCGCGACGGATGCGGGGGGGAAATATGTGGAATCGACCTTCATGGTCAACGTCGCAGCCGCGCCGGTGATTGTGCAAGAGAGCAACGAAGAACTTGTTGAAGAGTCAGAAGTTGTTGAGTTGCTTGGCGATGAAACGGAGCCGACTGACGAAACGGAGCCGACTGTCGACACAGTGAACGATTTGATGAACAAATATTTCAATGACGCTGTGCCCCGGCAGGCCGGAATTCGTTGGTTCTCCACGACGGATGAATTTAATTTGCCGGCAACGTTCCTGAACGGCGCTTCCAAGAACGATGTCCCGTTAGGGTTGCTGTCCCAGTCCTATTCAGGATTTCATGATTTCAATGACTATTTCAAGGATGCACAGTCGCCTGAATTCTACGGCAACAACGATCCGCTCTACGACCAAAGCCAATACGGGTCCGGCCAAGAGGCGCTCGAGGAATGGCTGAAGAAGCATCGACTGCGAACGGGCGACAGCAAACCCGTTGAGACTCCTCCGGGGCAAGCCGACGGTGACGCACCGGTCGAGGGCTACAATTATGAAGGTGCAAATGGGCACGAAAAAAAGCATGTGTCGCATCAACCTGAGGCGGCCGATGAGTCGGGGCAACTCAACGAGTGGGATGTGGACCAAGCCCGGAAACTGATCCACGAGGATGGTCAGGAGTTGCTTTCTCCGGGGCTATCATCGAATGAGGCGACACCGTCACAAGCGTTGTCCGATCACAGGGTCACGGAAAACGCTGCGATTGTCGGCTCATCGATAGACCTGGAGTCGGCTGATACGGACAATTCTGAGCAAAACGTCGGCTTTTTTGAGCGCGGTGTCGAATTGTTAGCTGCCGCCGCAGGAGCTGTGGTTGTGGGATCATCAATCCGCGGTAGCGACGATGACGTCGACGTCACTGCTTCATCCATCGCGCCGCGCGATCGGGGGCGTCAAAACGACCCGCCGCGCCCATAGCCTGCGATTGCCCCATTGGGGGCGATTTGAATCGGGGCAGACTCTTCTTGTGGTGAATTCCGGGTTGAAATCTGGAATCGCACTTACGCAAAACGTGCATCGGGCGATATGATCCGTTAGGATACGACGTCGTCATCTTGCAACGCTTCGCTTGGTCAACCACGGCCCAGCTTGGGTCCGCCAGTGCGCTGAGCATTCTTAAGTGGTGCCGGTGCCCTTTCGTGGCGTGATGAAGACGTCCTGATTTGTCCCGAATCCAACAGGGAGGCCGATCAAATGAGTGTCGTACAAGCTACCAGCGAACAAAAATACCATACGTCGCTCGATGAAATCGATCGCGCTTTAGAGGAATTAGAGGCCGCCAAGTCCCGATTCCAACAGACTTCGCTCAACGAGTGGATGAACCTCGTCGAAAGCTGCATTCCCACCGTTGTCGACAGCGCGCGCGAATGGGTCGATGCGGCTTGCCAAGCGAAGGGGATCGCTCCGGGGAGTACAATCCGGGCCGAAGAAATCACGGCCGGGCCGGCAGCGGCGCTGCGCTACTTGCGGTTACTGCATGACAGCCTGAAGGATATCGCCAAACAGGGCCGCCCACAGCTTCCCGGACCAATTCGGCAGGAACCGGGCGGGCGTTTGTTCGTACGATTGGCTCCGGTCAAGCGTCGTCACGATGCCTTGTTGTTCACGGGAACGACTTCCGATGCCTACATGGCAGCAGGCGTTACCGCCGAAAGCGTGGCTGTGCAAGAAATGCCTCCGCACCTGAGCGGACAAGGGGGCTCGCCACGGATTTCGTTGGTCTTGGGTGCCGGCAACGTCTCCTCGATTGCCATGACTGATACGCTGACAAAAATCTTTCAGGATGGCTGTCTGGTCTTACTGAAGATGAATCCGGTGAATGAGTACTTGGGACCCATTTTTGCAAAGGGCTTGGCACCGCTCGTGGATGCAGGATTCTTAAGAATCATTTATGGCGGGGCAGAAGCGGGGCAACATGCGATCGCCCACAAATCGACGGACGAAGTACATATCACCGGCTCGAACTTCAGCCACGACGCGATTGTGTGGGGGCCTCCCGGGCCGGAACAGGACCGTCGCAAACGGGAAAACGATCCGGTCTTGGATAAACCGATCACCAGCGAATTGGGCAACGTCACGCCCTGGATCGTCGTTCCCGGCGACTACACGGAAAAGCAACTTCAGTTTCAAGCGGAAAACCTGGCGGCTTCGGTGATGAACAACGTGTCGTTCAACTGCTTGGCGACGAAGGTTATTGTCACCTGGCGCGACTGGCCGGACCGGCAACGATTTCTTGATAAACTCCAAGCGATTTTCGACAGCACGCCGCCCCGTCAAGCCTACTATCCAGGAGCAGCGGACCGCTTCCGGGAATTCGCCGGCAAGGAACCCACCGGTGTTCCCGAAGGGACATTGCCCTGGACTTTGATTCGCGACATCAATCCGGATGAGTCTCCGATGTATGTCGAGCGGGAATCGTTTGTGTGCGTGACGACCGAAACCGCACTGGAGGCCGACTCGCCGCAAGATTTCCTCAAAGTCGCCGCCGATTTTACGGAGAACCGTTTGTGGGGCACATTGTGCGCTGCCGTGATGGTGCCGCAATCATTTCGCAAGTCGGGAGAAAACAAAAAATTATTCGACGAGTTTC from Symmachiella dynata encodes:
- a CDS encoding aldehyde dehydrogenase gives rise to the protein MSVVQATSEQKYHTSLDEIDRALEELEAAKSRFQQTSLNEWMNLVESCIPTVVDSAREWVDAACQAKGIAPGSTIRAEEITAGPAAALRYLRLLHDSLKDIAKQGRPQLPGPIRQEPGGRLFVRLAPVKRRHDALLFTGTTSDAYMAAGVTAESVAVQEMPPHLSGQGGSPRISLVLGAGNVSSIAMTDTLTKIFQDGCLVLLKMNPVNEYLGPIFAKGLAPLVDAGFLRIIYGGAEAGQHAIAHKSTDEVHITGSNFSHDAIVWGPPGPEQDRRKRENDPVLDKPITSELGNVTPWIVVPGDYTEKQLQFQAENLAASVMNNVSFNCLATKVIVTWRDWPDRQRFLDKLQAIFDSTPPRQAYYPGAADRFREFAGKEPTGVPEGTLPWTLIRDINPDESPMYVERESFVCVTTETALEADSPQDFLKVAADFTENRLWGTLCAAVMVPQSFRKSGENKKLFDEFLARLRYGAIGVNQWPGLVYGLMTPPWGGHPGSTLDDPQSGVGWVHNTFLLDGIEKTITEGPLTASPKPVWFPTHKNPEPISWKLVDFYAKPSTWNLVRLLGSAVKNGL